In Juglans regia cultivar Chandler chromosome 13, Walnut 2.0, whole genome shotgun sequence, the DNA window cgataatacttaaaaaaatattgagatatCTTTGCTACgcacttaattaattatgaaagtGGTGAAATCCACATTTGGAAGTGAGAATTAAGCATCATGTATGTATTGGATGAAGGGAACAGAAAATCTAAcatttattacaaatattatgtACAGAATAGAGAGAGATACCTTCAAACACACACACGGGGTCAGTAGAGAGAGAGGCGGCTTTACgagttaaaaaatcaaaagataatcAAAGAGAGGCGGCCTGCTAGTAAAGAATTGCATACTTTTGCATGGAAAATCGCACTCATGACTCAACGTTAATTAAAGGCCATTGTGGATTGGTTGGTGGCAACTTGGTGCatgtttttttgtatatatacaaaagaaaatacctCATACATGTTCATCAAGCTCGCCCACTTCTCCTAAGTCCTAAGAACAGGGCTAAGCTCCATCTTGCACTCTAGAGATTGATCGATCATGGAGGCCTggttcatcatcctcatctctctctctgcctgtTTTTTCCTGAAATCACTCTTCAgctttttctcttcctccaaaACCACCAAGAAGAATGTTTCCCAAGGTAATCTCCCGCCGGGACCCCCAACTCTGCCTTTCATAGGAAATCTTCATTTGCTTCCCAAATCCATGGTTGATTTGAGATCTCTCATCTATGATCTCTCCCACAAGTATGGCCCGATTCTCACCGTCTATCTCGGCTCTGAACCCCTCATCTTCATCACCTCCTACACCCTTGCCCACCAAGCCCTTGTTCGACATGGCGCCACCTTTGCGAGCCGTCCTGCAGTCGTCCCCGTTAGCGTTGTTCTCAGCAACAAGCGCAAAGATATCGGTGCATCCCCTTTTGGCCCAACCTGGAAAGCCCTCCGTCGTAATCTCATTTCGGAAGTTCTCCACCCGACTTCGTTGAAATCTTACTCTGTTGAACGCAAGCGTGTCTTGGACTCATTGATCAAGGGCTTCCATGAATCTTCCAAGCTCAATCAGCCCGTCCGTCTGCTCGATCATATCCACCACGCTGTGTTTTCCTTGTTCATTCGCATGGCTTTCGGAGAACTCAGCGAGACTCAAATCAAAGAAGTTGAAGGAACACAATATCAACTTCTTGTCGCTTACGAGCAGTTCAGTGTGTTCGGTACCTGGCCTAGACTGGGGAAGTTGCTTCTCAGAAACCGTTGGAAAAGGTACCTAGAATTCTTGAAGAACCAAGATGATGTGATTTTGCCATTGATCAGAGCCCGGAAGAAGTTGAGACAAGAGAGAGGCAAGGCATTCGAACTGATTTCTTACACAGATTCCTTACTGGACCTGAAAATATCCGGAGAGAAAGGTAatgtggaagaagaagatattctGAGCTTGTGCTCGGAGTTCATCAATGCAGGAGCCGACACAAGTACAACGATGCTGCAGTGGGTTTTGGCATATTTAGTGAAACACCCACGAATTCAATCCAAACTTTTTGCAGAAATCAGCGAGGTGGTGGCAAAAGGAGCGAAAGAAGTTGAGGAAGATGATTTGCACAAGATTCCATATCTGAAAGCAGTGGTTCTCGAGAGTCTGAGAATTCACCCTCCAAACACCTCGTTGATTCCACACACGGTCATGGAAGATGTTGAGCTCGGCGGATACACAATCCCAAAAGACACGACGGTGAACATCGTGACAGCACTGATCGGGAGAGATCCAAACGTGTGGGAGAATCCCATGGAGTTTAGGCCGGAGAGATTGTTGACTGGTGAAGACATTGGAGAAGAAGTGTCTGATGTAACAGCGTTCAAGATGATGCCTTTTGGTGCTGGGAGAAGGATGTGTCCTGGGAACAGACTAGGATTGCTTCTCCTCCAGTATCTTGTCTCAAATCTGGTCTGGAATTTTGAGTTCAAAACAGTGGATGGGGAAGGTGTTGATCTTTCAGAAAAGGAGGAATTCTTGGTTGTGATGAAGAATCCAGTGCGTGCCTATATATCTCCAAGAATCAAATAGCTAGACAGATCCAACACTGTTACTTCGAAGAATGACAATAAAGGCCTTTTGTTCCGCACTTGACATCCAGATTGTAAGACTCTATAATCCTTGACAGAAATGGATAGAAACAGAGAGACCAACACACCTCTCCTTCATCTTCATTTGATTTAAATAATACATTCTATGAGGTTACAGCTTTACAATAAGTATGGAAATATACAAATATGGAAGGAAGACGTTTTACATAATATAaggaaaagaacagaaaaacagGAAATAAATCACACTGATTGTGCTGCTGTTACAGAGTTGGAAAGGAGAGATTCGGCTGCAAGTGTGGGATTTCCAGCTGCAAGTATGGGATCTTTATTTGGTCTAACTGATCCGAAGGCTGAAATTCATCCTTTCTCCCTATAACAGGAGCAGGGCTAAAAGACTCTGATCTGATCTGATGATCCCATTGAagtgatttcattttctttttgcttttgttctATGATTATATATGCTTTCTGTGTTCATTATTGATCAGTCTTGTTATTCGTGCTGAAATACAGAGAAATAAATAGCCCATGATGTTAAAGGACAAGCAGGTTTTGCGTCTGCATTTTAATGagcaaattttacaaattacaaGTCCTCCAAGTACCTAAACTAAACTGCATCTTTTGAAATAATTTGGCAACTCAACCATCtcaatttattcaatttaaaaaataatataataataatattttatttaatttatttaaaatcatctcaacttattgtCGAATCCAAACAAGTTCTAACATACCAGAAGGATTTTGCAAACCGGTCCAACTCTGCTAATGAGAAAAAGCTAAAATGTCATGGTGCAAATTGCCATGAGCTTTTTGGCCAAATAAATGGatgacattttttaaaaatagtatcATTATTTTGCAAaagttttcaccattttaaaacataattgtaaaatagatgtaaaaaattattgtgcatttttttaattttcaatttaatttcttttaaacaatatttttttaattgacttgtagttcaaaaatataattaaaaaattagaattgatataattttatacggTACCTTagatatattttgtaatgaaaataattttaaaatttaatgtattatatcaatattaatttaaatttataaaatattttgatgactaaagtactattttattttataattcaattttaataaataaaatattaaataatttgaacgTCCAATTATAGTTTGCCGACATATTATTGTATTGTAATGCAGATGatataaattagaaagagataTCATTGTTGTCTAATACGTACTTTTCTAGTTGTCTCATCATAGCTTTTCGATTAATCCGTATATATTATTGTActgtaaaattgaaaattttgatggGTAAACATTACATCTCATTTactattagtttatattttagcctttttgtttttttttttatttgaatctgattaaaaattttagaacataacttttttatataatgtaagaaaaaatgaattcaataaattaacttaatttaattaaaaataaaataaattaaattaaattaactcaaaagagtaaaaagaagattaatttttataaaattaaattacattttattaggTTGATGGATTGAATTTAGTACTCTCTTCAAGATTATGCAAAAATATCATGTTCTTGACTTTTTAGTCAagattcaaataataaaaagaaaaaaaataattaaataataaaatagtagtaaaaaaagtgtaaagatatcattatctaaattttatttatagtccatacatcacatatcaggcataattttttattttttttatttattttatatagatgatgaatagaataattcgattaatttaataagaataaaattaaataaaaaattaaaatatatgtaatatgtgTCGTAAGATGATGTGTAAcaaatatttgtaaaattttatacatttgaCATAAATATTCGTAGCAGTCTAG includes these proteins:
- the LOC108996626 gene encoding cytochrome P450 89A2-like — encoded protein: MEAWFIILISLSACFFLKSLFSFFSSSKTTKKNVSQGNLPPGPPTLPFIGNLHLLPKSMVDLRSLIYDLSHKYGPILTVYLGSEPLIFITSYTLAHQALVRHGATFASRPAVVPVSVVLSNKRKDIGASPFGPTWKALRRNLISEVLHPTSLKSYSVERKRVLDSLIKGFHESSKLNQPVRLLDHIHHAVFSLFIRMAFGELSETQIKEVEGTQYQLLVAYEQFSVFGTWPRLGKLLLRNRWKRYLEFLKNQDDVILPLIRARKKLRQERGKAFELISYTDSLLDLKISGEKGNVEEEDILSLCSEFINAGADTSTTMLQWVLAYLVKHPRIQSKLFAEISEVVAKGAKEVEEDDLHKIPYLKAVVLESLRIHPPNTSLIPHTVMEDVELGGYTIPKDTTVNIVTALIGRDPNVWENPMEFRPERLLTGEDIGEEVSDVTAFKMMPFGAGRRMCPGNRLGLLLLQYLVSNLVWNFEFKTVDGEGVDLSEKEEFLVVMKNPVRAYISPRIK